The genomic window GCCCCTCATGGAGTCACTGCGCGACGCTGTGTTCAATTTCGCCCCTCTCTCATCGGCGATTACGCCGGATGCAGTATTCCCCTGAGTCACAATGTCGAGTAGAACAGGTTCTTATTCTGCTGGCAAGCAGTTGGCTCGGAAAGGGTGGCGCATGAAGTTCGGATTGCAACTCGGGTACTGGATGGCGCAGCCGCCGCAGAATGCGGGCGAGCTGGTGATCGCGGCCGAGGATGCGGGGTTCGACGCCGTATTCGCCGCGGAATCTTGGGGATCGGATGCCTTCGGCCCGCTGACCTGGTGGGGATCGTCGACGCAGCGGGTGCGGCTCGGTACTTCCGTTGTGCAGATGTCGGCCCGCACGCCCGCCGCGACGGCCATGCACGCGCTCACGCTGGACCATCTCAGCGGCGGCCGGGCCATCCTCGGGCTCGGCGTCTCCGGGCCGCAGGTGGTGGAGGGCTGGTACGGGCAGCCGTTCGCCAAGCCGTTGCAGCGCACCCGGGAGTACGTCGGGATCATCCGGCGCATTCTCGAGCGGCAGGCGCCGGTCACCAATGATGGGCCGAATTATCCGCTGCCCTATCAGGGGCCGGGGTCTACCGGTCTCGGCAAGCCGCTCAAGCCGATAGTGCATCCGCTACGTGCGGATTTGCCGATCTGGCTCGGCGCGGAGGGCCCGAAGAACGTGGCGCTGACCGCGGAGATCGCGGACGGCTGGCTCGCGATCTACTACGCGCCCCGACTGGCGAACATGTACAACGACTGGCTCGACGAAGGTTTTGCCAGGGCGGGTGCGCGCCGGTCGCGGGCGGACTTCGAGATCGCCGCGAGCTGCCAGGTGGTGATCACCGACGATGCGGCGAGCGAGATCGAACGGTTGCGCTGGATCATGGCGCTCTACATCGGCGGTATGGGTGCGCCGGAGCAGAATTTCCACGCCCAGGTCTACCGGCGGATGGGCTACGAGCGCGAGGTCGACGAGATCGGCAGGCTGTTCCAGGCGGGCAAGAAGGCGGAGGCGGCCGCCGTGGTGCCGGATGAGCTGATTCTCGACACCGCGATCATCGGCGACGAGGAACACGTCCGTAAGCAACTCGGGGTCTGGTCGGCGGCCGGTGTCACCATGCTGCTGGTGTCGGTCCCCGATGTCGCGCAATTACGTCGGCTCGCACCCCTTGTCGATATGTAGAACACGTTCTAGATTCAATACTGTGACGACGACGCAGGAGTCAGTAAACATTCTCGGTCTGTGGAACATCGCCGAAGCCGAACCCGATCGGATCGCCATGGTCGATCCGGCGGGCCGGGAGGTGACGTATCGCGAATTGGCCACGCTGGCCGACCGATACGCCACCGGCCTGCGCGGGCTCGGCCTGGAAACCGGCGACGTGCTGGTGAGCATGGTGCACAACTGCGTCGAGGCGATCGCCGCCTACTTCGCGGCGTATCAGGCCGGGCTGTACATCGTCGCGGTGAACTGGCACCTCACCGGCCCCGAGGTCGCCTACATCCTGCAGGACAGCGAGGCGAAGGCGTTCCTGGCCAGCGATCGCTTCGCCGCCACCGCCAAGGCCGCCGCCGACGAGGCGAAACTGCCTGCGACGGCGCGCTTTTCGGTCGGTGAAATCGAGGGCTTCAAGTCGGTGTCCTGGCTCGGCGCGGCCGATACCGGGCGCCCGACGGACCGCAGCACCGGGGCGCCGATGCTCTACACCTCCGGAACCACGGGGCGGCCCAAGGGCGTTCGCCGCCCGCTCACCGGGGCCGACCCGGATGTCGTTCCGCCGCACACCACCGCGTTCTTCGGTCTGTTCGAGCTGGCGCCGTACGACGATCACGTGCACATCTGCGGCTCACCGCTCTATCACACCGCGGTGCTGAACTTCGCGACCATCTCGATCCAGTTGGGGCACAAGCTCGTTCTGATGGATCGTTGGGACGCCGAGGAGATGTTGCGGCTGATCGACAAGTACCGGGTGACGCACAGCCACATGGTGCCGACCCAGTTCCACCGACTGCTCGCGCTGCCCGAAGAGGTGCGCGCCAAGTACGACGTGTCCTCGCTGCGCAGCATGGTGCACGGGGCCGCCCCGTGCCCGCAGGAGACCAAGCGGAAGATGCTCGAATGGTGGGGACCTACGGTCACCGAGTACTACGCGGCCACCGAGGGCGGCGGCACGGTGATCAACGGAACCGAGTGGCTGCGCAAGCCCGGCTCGGTCGGCAAGGCGTGGCCGTGGTCGGTGATCAAGGTGCTCAGCGAAGAGGACGGCTCCGAGGTGCCCGTCGGTGAGCCGGGCCTGGTCTACATGCGCATGGGCGCTTCGAGTTTCGAGTACCACCACGACAAGGCCAAGACCGAGGATTCCCGCGTCGGCGACCTGTTCACCGTCGGCGACATCGGGCACCTCGACGAGGACGGCTACCTGTACCTGCACGACCGCCGCTCCGACCTGATCCTGTCCGGCGGCGTGAACATCTACCCGGCCGAGATCGAAAACGTGCTGATCACCCACCCGAAGGTCGCCGACGTCGCGGTCTTCGGTATCCCGCACCCGGATTGGGGCGCCGAGGTCAAGGCGGTCGTGCAGCCTGCCGAGGGCGTCGAAGGCACCGATGAGCTCACCGCCGAGCTGCTGGCCTTTGCCGCAACGCAGTTGGCGAAGTACAAGATGCCGAAGTCGGTCGACTATCTCTCCGAACTGCCCCGGGATCCCAATGGGAAGCTGTACAAGCGCAAACTTCGTGAGCGGTACGTTCCGGCGTCCTGAGTGTTCGGACGCCCAAGGTGATCAATCCGGTGAGCTGAAGACCTACCCAGGTTTTCTCGTGAGTAGTGCTGGGCGCGTCGGGTGCCGTACCCGGCTTTCACCTCGAGTCAGGTGCTCGGTGTCGGGTTCCGGCGTGGTCATCTGGCTGTGGTGGCGTCGTCGAGCCCTCCAGGAGGGGTGCGAGGTGCGGATTCGAGCGGCACCCACAGACCATGCATACGGTTCACAGGGGCTCTGACCCCTGTGAACCGTATGCACTCTCTGTGGGCCGCACACGACGTCTGCGAGCTCTCCTCCCAAGCGTCGCTTGCCTTGCCTGCCAAACCTTTCCGGCAGGCGGGCCGGGGACCGGTCAGACCGCCTCGCGCAATTCCGGCTCCAGCCCGAACAACGGAAACAGCTTCTCCGTATCCAGGAAGAAGTTCAGCCCGGACACCGCGTCGCCGTCGAGTTCCAGCACGGTGATCGACCACGGAATCCACACGCCCGGTTCGCCGCTCGGCTTGTAATGGCCGAAGGCGGGGTGGCCGTTGGCGCCGGGCAGGCGGACCATGCGGGAGTTGCGGCAGGCGCTGCCGGTGCCGAGCATGAACGCGGCCACGTTTTCGGGGCCGGAGATCCACAGTTCGATCGGCGGCATGGACAGGGCCACGTCTTTTTTGAGCAGCGTGGTGAGGGTGTCCATGTCGTAGGCCTCGAACGCCTTGACGAAGTTGTCGACCAGCTTGCGCTGGTCCTCGTTGGACTCGTCGTAGTTGTCGGTGGTCGTCGGCTGCACCTTCGACATGGTTGCCCTGGCGCGTTGCAGTGCGCTGTTCACCGACGCGGGGGACATGGTGAGGGCTTCGGCGGTCTCGTTGGCGGAGAACCGCAGCACCTCACGCATGATCAGGATGGCGCGCTGGGTGGCGGGCAGGTGCTGACAGGCCGCGACGAAGGCGAGCCGCAGCGTGTCCTTGGCCGAGGCGTGGTCGGCCGGGTCGGCGCCGAACGCGAGGGCGTTCGGGATCGGCTCGATCCAGACGTAGTCCGGCTGCGGCGCGGGTAGTGGTGAGTCCGGTCGCGACGGCCCGGACAGGTCCATCGGCCTGGCCCGCCGCTGCGGGCCGTCGAGCATGTCGAGGCAGACGTTCGTGGCGATCCGATACAGCCAGGAGCGCAGACTCGCGCGGCCCTCGAACGAGTCGTAGGACTTCCACGCGCGGGTGAAGGTCTCCTGGACGGCATCCTCGGCTTCGAAGGACGAGCCGAGCATGCGGTAGGCGTAAGCGCACAATTCCCTGCGGTGCTTCTCGAAGGATTCGAGCACATCGGGGGCGAGGCCGGCGGACTGGCCGGACGGGTCGTTCATGGGTGTCACCCTGCCACAGGCCACCGACACATCCCAGACCCAAAAGCCTGCTACCTGCGGCGGCAAGATCATCGACGGGTTCGCCGCGGTGGGTGCGGTCACATCCGCGGGCTGTGGCGATGAGTTCCGCGGCCGCGATTCGTCTCTATTGGTGCGCAACTAAACAGGCGGACTACGAAAAGGTGCCGAGATGACCAGCCGGATGATTTTCCTCAATCTCCCCGTCGCCGACCTCAAACGGTCGAAGAACTTCTACGAGGCGGTCGGCTGGAAGGTCAACCAGGAGTTCACCGACGACAACGCGGCCTGCATCGTGATCGACGACAACATCTGCATCATGCTGCTGACCAGACAGTTCTTCACCACCTTCAGCAAGCGGCCGGTCGCCATTACCACCGAGAAAGTCGGCGCCACTTATGGATTGGCGCTGGCCAGTGTCGCGGAGGTGGACGCTCTCGTGACGGCGGCGCTGACCGCGGGCGCCACCGAGGAGGTCAACGAGGACAAGCGGGCGCAGGAGGAGCAGGTCGGCATGTACAGCCGCACCTTCCTCGATCCGGACGGCCACCAGTGGGAGCCGTTCTGGATGGACTACGCGGGCAATTGAGCCCGACGAGGGGTCGCCCCCGGCACCGGAAGGTGCCGGGGGCGTTGCGTTTTCAGCTGCCGGTGAAGGTCGGCTTGCGCTTCTCCGCGAAGGCCTTGGGGCCCTCTTTGGCGTCGGCGGAGCGGAAGACGGCCGTGCCGAGTTTCGCGTCGATCTGGAACGCCTCTTCCTCGTGCATGCCCTCGGTTTCCCGGATGGTCCGCAGGATGGCCTGGACCGCCAGCGGGCCGTTGGCGGCGATCTGCGCGGCGAGTTCCAGCGCCTTGTCGAGGGCGCTGCCGTCGGGCACCACGTGCCCGATCAGGCCGATCTCCTTGGCCTCCGCGGCGGTGACGTGCCTGCCGGTCAGCAGGATATCGGCGGCCACGGTGTAGGGAATCTGGCGGACCAGCCGCACCGCGGACCCACCGAGCGGGAACAGCCCCCACCGAGCCTCGGAGACACCGAATTTCGCGCTTTCGCCGGCCACCCGGATGTCGGTGCCCTGCAAAATCTCGGTGCCGCCCGCGATGGCAGGGCCCTCGACCGCCGCGATCAACGGCTTGGTGAGCCTGCGGCCCTTGAGCAGCGCCTCGATCTTCGACAGGTCCCAGCCGCCGCCCGCGAACGAATCGCCAGGGTGCTGCGCGGTCATCGCCTTCAGATCCGCGCCCGCGCAGAACGCGCCGCCCGCGCCGGTCAGGATCGCCACCCGGATGTCCGGATCGCTGTCCACCTGATCCCAGGCGTCGCGCATGATCGCCATCATCTCCGCCGACAGCGCGTTGCGCGCCTCGGGGCGATTCATCGTGACGATCAGGACGTGGTCGCGCTTCTCGACGAGGCAATGTGGCATTGGCGAATCTCCTGACTTCTGAGCCTTGCCAGGAACAGTAACACGTTCTATTTTTAGCCTTGTGAGCTACAACATAGCGGACCTTGTCGAACACTCCATCGACCTGATGCCCGACCGCGTCGCGCTCGCTGACGACGGCCGCGAGGTGACCTACGCACAGCTGGAGGAGCGCGCCAACAAGTTGGCTCACTACCTGCTCGAACACGGCGTCAAGCCGGGTGACAAGGTGGGCATCTACTCGCGCAACACGATCGAGGCCGTCGAGGCGATGGTCGCGGTGTTCAAGGCGCGCGCGGTGATGATCAACGTGAACTTCCGATACGTCGAGAACGAGTTGCAATATATCTTCGACAATTCGGACATGGTCGCGCTGATCCACGAGCGCCGCTACAGCGACCGGGTGGCCGGGGTCCGCCCGAATACGCCGTTGCTGAAAACCGTGATCGTCATCGACGACGATACGACCGGCACCGTTCCCACCGCAGCGGATTCGGTGGAGTACGAAGCGGCGCTGGCGGCCTCGTCCGGTGAGCGGGACTTCGGCGAGCGTTCGCCCGACGACATCTTCATGCTCTACACCGGCGGCACCACCGGCCTGCCGAAGGGCGTGATGTGGCGGCACGAGGATTGGTGGCGGGTGCTCGGCGGCGGCATCAACTTCCTCAACGGGGAATACGTGCAGGACGAATGGCATCAGTCCAAGCTGGGTGCCGGTAATCCGCAGATGGTGCGGTTCCCGATTCCGCCGATGATCCACGGTGGCTCGCAGACGGCCACCTTCCACAGCCTGTTCGACGGCGGTAAGGCCGTGATGATCCCGGAGTTCACCGGGCACGGGGTGTGGCAGCACATCGATCGGCACAAGATCAACCTCATCTTCATCACCGGCGACGCCATGGCGCGGCCGATGGTCGACGCGTTGCTCGAAGGCAATCCGGAAACCGGTGCGCCGTACGATCTTTCGAGTCTGTACGTGATCGCCAGCAGTGCTGCGCTGTTCTCACCGACGCTCAAGGACAAGTTCCTCGAACTACTGCCGACCCGGATGATCACCGACTCCATCGGTTCCTCGGAGACCGGGTTCGGCGGACTGTCCGTCGTTGCCAAGGGCATGAACCACACCGGCGGACCGCGGGTGAAGATCGACGCAGCTACGGCGGTGCTCGACGAGGACGGCAACCCGGTGGTGCCCGGCTCCGGTCAGGTCGGCTTCATCGCCCGCAAGGGTCATATCCCGCTGGGCTACTACAAGGACGAGGCCAAGACCGCCGCAACATTCAAGGTGCTCAACGGCATTCGCTACTCGATCCCCGGCGACTACGCCAGGGTCGAGGAGGACGGCACGGTCACCATGCTCGGCCGCGGCTCGGTCAGCATCAACAGCGGCGGCGAAAAGATCTACCCCGAGGAGGTCGAGGGCGCCCTGAAGTGTCACCCCGACGTCTTCGACGCCCTGGTCGTCGGCGTCGACGACGAGCGCTGGGGCCAGCGCGTCGCGGCGGTAGTCCAATGCCGCGGCGACAAACGCCCCACCCTCGACGAACTCCGCCCCGTACTCACCCAGGAAATCGCCCCCTACAAACTCCCCCGCAGCCTCTGGTACGTCGACGAGATCAAGCGCAACCCCGCAGGCAAGCCCGACTACCGCTGGGCCAAAGCGCAAACCGAGGACCGCCCAGCCGACGAGCACGTCGAAGCGAGCTCGAAGTAGAGCCACTGCCCTTCGGCTTTGCCTGCCCGGTCAGCCGAATCAGCGTCGACGATCGGTCTGTCGAGGATGCCCCGTGCCTGCCAGGGTCAAGTACAGGGTCCGTTTCGCGTCATCGATCGCGTACCAGATCCGGCCACCGCCAGTGATCTCGTATTGCCATTGCTCTAGTTCGGAGCCGCCTAGATTGATCGACTTCAACTCGTACTTCAGGCGATGCTGCCGGGATGGGTTCGCAACGCTGCGTGGGTCGCTGGTGATGTCGACCCACGCGCGATCGAGATTGCCGGGTGCTTGGGCGAGCAATTCGGCCCATCCGCGCGCCGCATTGAGGTTGTGCACGACCACTCGCCAAGGGCGCGGGCGTGGAACCTCATCGCCTTTGCGGAGCTTCATTCCGTGCCGCCGGGGCGGGTCACCTCGGTGAAGTCGTCGGGCTCGAACGGGCCAGCGAGGCGGCGCGCCAATTCCGGCTGAGCGTAGATCTCGGCCGTGTGCTGCCACGCGATCAGGTCGCGGGCGAAGGGAGTGAACAGGCCCGTATCGGCTCCGGCGATCAGGTGATCGAGCAGTTCGGTGACGGCCTCGGTCCGTCCGGTCTCCGGTAGCCACTTCAGCCAGGGCAGTTCCTCCGAGAAGACTTCCTCCGCCAGGTTCCGATTCGTCTTGGCGATGATGGCGATGGTCCGGGCGAGCAGCCGGATAGCCGTCTCTTTGGCTTCGAATCGCTCGGACCGCGACAGCACCAGGTTCTCCGCGTCGCGGCGCTCGAGGATCACATCGGCGTCATCGAGGGCCGGGAACACCGAGGTCTGCTTGCGGATCAGGTCACTGAACGGGAAGGTCTTCGAGCTCATA from Nocardia iowensis includes these protein-coding regions:
- a CDS encoding LLM class F420-dependent oxidoreductase, with the translated sequence MKFGLQLGYWMAQPPQNAGELVIAAEDAGFDAVFAAESWGSDAFGPLTWWGSSTQRVRLGTSVVQMSARTPAATAMHALTLDHLSGGRAILGLGVSGPQVVEGWYGQPFAKPLQRTREYVGIIRRILERQAPVTNDGPNYPLPYQGPGSTGLGKPLKPIVHPLRADLPIWLGAEGPKNVALTAEIADGWLAIYYAPRLANMYNDWLDEGFARAGARRSRADFEIAASCQVVITDDAASEIERLRWIMALYIGGMGAPEQNFHAQVYRRMGYEREVDEIGRLFQAGKKAEAAAVVPDELILDTAIIGDEEHVRKQLGVWSAAGVTMLLVSVPDVAQLRRLAPLVDM
- a CDS encoding acyl-CoA synthetase, whose product is MTTTQESVNILGLWNIAEAEPDRIAMVDPAGREVTYRELATLADRYATGLRGLGLETGDVLVSMVHNCVEAIAAYFAAYQAGLYIVAVNWHLTGPEVAYILQDSEAKAFLASDRFAATAKAAADEAKLPATARFSVGEIEGFKSVSWLGAADTGRPTDRSTGAPMLYTSGTTGRPKGVRRPLTGADPDVVPPHTTAFFGLFELAPYDDHVHICGSPLYHTAVLNFATISIQLGHKLVLMDRWDAEEMLRLIDKYRVTHSHMVPTQFHRLLALPEEVRAKYDVSSLRSMVHGAAPCPQETKRKMLEWWGPTVTEYYAATEGGGTVINGTEWLRKPGSVGKAWPWSVIKVLSEEDGSEVPVGEPGLVYMRMGASSFEYHHDKAKTEDSRVGDLFTVGDIGHLDEDGYLYLHDRRSDLILSGGVNIYPAEIENVLITHPKVADVAVFGIPHPDWGAEVKAVVQPAEGVEGTDELTAELLAFAATQLAKYKMPKSVDYLSELPRDPNGKLYKRKLRERYVPAS
- a CDS encoding sigma-70 family RNA polymerase sigma factor, which produces MNDPSGQSAGLAPDVLESFEKHRRELCAYAYRMLGSSFEAEDAVQETFTRAWKSYDSFEGRASLRSWLYRIATNVCLDMLDGPQRRARPMDLSGPSRPDSPLPAPQPDYVWIEPIPNALAFGADPADHASAKDTLRLAFVAACQHLPATQRAILIMREVLRFSANETAEALTMSPASVNSALQRARATMSKVQPTTTDNYDESNEDQRKLVDNFVKAFEAYDMDTLTTLLKKDVALSMPPIELWISGPENVAAFMLGTGSACRNSRMVRLPGANGHPAFGHYKPSGEPGVWIPWSITVLELDGDAVSGLNFFLDTEKLFPLFGLEPELREAV
- a CDS encoding VOC family protein codes for the protein MTSRMIFLNLPVADLKRSKNFYEAVGWKVNQEFTDDNAACIVIDDNICIMLLTRQFFTTFSKRPVAITTEKVGATYGLALASVAEVDALVTAALTAGATEEVNEDKRAQEEQVGMYSRTFLDPDGHQWEPFWMDYAGN
- a CDS encoding crotonase/enoyl-CoA hydratase family protein; this encodes MPHCLVEKRDHVLIVTMNRPEARNALSAEMMAIMRDAWDQVDSDPDIRVAILTGAGGAFCAGADLKAMTAQHPGDSFAGGGWDLSKIEALLKGRRLTKPLIAAVEGPAIAGGTEILQGTDIRVAGESAKFGVSEARWGLFPLGGSAVRLVRQIPYTVAADILLTGRHVTAAEAKEIGLIGHVVPDGSALDKALELAAQIAANGPLAVQAILRTIRETEGMHEEEAFQIDAKLGTAVFRSADAKEGPKAFAEKRKPTFTGS
- a CDS encoding acyl-CoA synthetase, producing MSYNIADLVEHSIDLMPDRVALADDGREVTYAQLEERANKLAHYLLEHGVKPGDKVGIYSRNTIEAVEAMVAVFKARAVMINVNFRYVENELQYIFDNSDMVALIHERRYSDRVAGVRPNTPLLKTVIVIDDDTTGTVPTAADSVEYEAALAASSGERDFGERSPDDIFMLYTGGTTGLPKGVMWRHEDWWRVLGGGINFLNGEYVQDEWHQSKLGAGNPQMVRFPIPPMIHGGSQTATFHSLFDGGKAVMIPEFTGHGVWQHIDRHKINLIFITGDAMARPMVDALLEGNPETGAPYDLSSLYVIASSAALFSPTLKDKFLELLPTRMITDSIGSSETGFGGLSVVAKGMNHTGGPRVKIDAATAVLDEDGNPVVPGSGQVGFIARKGHIPLGYYKDEAKTAATFKVLNGIRYSIPGDYARVEEDGTVTMLGRGSVSINSGGEKIYPEEVEGALKCHPDVFDALVVGVDDERWGQRVAAVVQCRGDKRPTLDELRPVLTQEIAPYKLPRSLWYVDEIKRNPAGKPDYRWAKAQTEDRPADEHVEASSK